In one window of Candidatus Omnitrophota bacterium DNA:
- a CDS encoding PEGA domain-containing protein, which yields MMLLRRILFILFCLAYVIFCPLIILNTLGIVISPQHRQNIVKTGLVYLSTLPPGARVYLSRYRYPQKTPTMIRNLPPGQYSLKVELKNYRPWQKIVSVEKEKATVLENIILIPERWDARLLDLRAFETLLPVANGSLFLIRQGPLLKDCTIFRATSGKPEPAMPPQAGVPDGTALIPLTVSHSPYGDAKILSLVTARDSSCLLAHAVYKGQEHFLWFDLKPKPPVMRDVSNLFLQKPDGISWDPEDPQNIFLSEGSILHRLDISTSAVFPKLAEGIRGFGLFRQRIYALTENNEFIKMDFEGTAQDIILRDTRPVFGDIEKDVRFDIHVLADDVIVMLGEKGELLSNRLPYRLEETGVRGFAFDAPTKRLAFWTDRKIGLVEFSRPSAEKLFDKELWVTWLEINGKNIEQAFWVNRGDYLLYRDQDKIFLREIKTSGAPLTQELLTVKRNSAVVFSETNGRLYYLDDRDHTLMSIQLVPPYELFSFPRSGEKNHGAGTEPLPEEGP from the coding sequence ATGATGCTGTTGAGACGAATCCTTTTCATCCTCTTTTGCCTGGCGTATGTGATTTTCTGTCCCCTCATTATCCTGAACACTCTGGGGATCGTCATATCCCCGCAGCACCGACAGAACATCGTCAAGACCGGGTTGGTCTACCTTTCCACCCTCCCGCCCGGAGCCCGGGTCTATCTGAGCCGGTACCGTTATCCCCAGAAAACACCAACCATGATCCGCAATCTCCCCCCGGGCCAGTATTCCCTGAAAGTCGAACTGAAAAATTACCGCCCCTGGCAAAAGATCGTCTCCGTGGAAAAAGAGAAAGCGACCGTCCTGGAAAACATCATCCTCATCCCCGAGCGCTGGGACGCCCGGTTACTGGATCTGCGGGCCTTTGAGACGCTGCTTCCCGTTGCCAATGGATCCTTGTTCCTTATAAGACAGGGCCCCCTGCTCAAAGACTGCACCATTTTCCGCGCGACAAGCGGCAAGCCCGAGCCGGCCATGCCGCCCCAGGCGGGCGTCCCGGACGGGACCGCCCTGATCCCGCTGACCGTTTCCCACTCCCCCTACGGCGACGCCAAGATCCTGTCTCTTGTGACAGCCCGGGACAGTTCCTGCCTCCTGGCCCATGCCGTCTATAAAGGGCAGGAACACTTTCTCTGGTTTGATCTCAAACCCAAACCGCCGGTCATGAGGGATGTCTCGAATTTATTCCTCCAAAAACCCGATGGGATATCCTGGGATCCGGAAGATCCCCAAAATATCTTTCTCAGCGAGGGATCCATCTTGCACCGCTTGGATATCAGCACCAGCGCGGTCTTTCCAAAGCTTGCGGAAGGGATCCGGGGATTCGGCCTCTTCCGGCAGAGGATCTACGCCCTGACCGAGAACAACGAATTCATCAAGATGGATTTCGAGGGCACGGCTCAGGACATCATCCTCCGGGACACCCGGCCGGTCTTCGGGGACATCGAGAAAGATGTCCGGTTTGACATCCATGTCCTTGCCGACGACGTCATCGTCATGCTCGGGGAAAAAGGAGAGCTCCTTTCCAACCGCCTCCCTTACCGGCTGGAAGAAACCGGTGTCCGGGGCTTCGCGTTTGACGCCCCCACCAAACGGCTGGCGTTCTGGACCGACCGCAAGATCGGACTTGTCGAATTTTCCAGGCCCTCCGCGGAAAAACTTTTCGACAAGGAGCTGTGGGTGACGTGGCTGGAGATCAACGGCAAAAACATCGAACAGGCGTTCTGGGTCAACAGGGGAGATTATCTCTTGTACCGCGACCAGGACAAAATTTTTCTTCGCGAGATCAAGACCTCGGGAGCGCCGCTGACCCAGGAACTGTTGACGGTCAAAAGGAACAGCGCCGTCGTCTTTTCCGAAACCAACGGACGGCTTTATTATCTCGACGACCGTGACCACACGCTCATGAGCATCCAGCTTGTGCCCCCTTACGAGCTGTTTTCCTTTCCCCGTTCCGGAGAAAAAAATCACGGGGCCGGGACAGAGCCCCTTCCGGAGGAAGGGCCATGA
- a CDS encoding MMPL family transporter: MRLPVSKETLSFLTLTALALLVLFRFVNLEPQVDDKFFFSSDDPQFQSEKMISRLFPRTDSQIIISAKGDIFSTGYLHRVEQLSQALLTIPQVTSLKSLAYGPNGVQEALKSPLWRRLLISEDQRSSNLIVMVDETSPKDYIPLVEEIARTFSTEDFQVQISGFPYIAELIRRYLLHDLRMFTLIALVSFGIVISLIFRSRIILTGTIISALMTCVLTLVLTDLLQIRIGILTANLATIVFVLTISHIVFLTNNWQHIEDSDPKSAVNKAVRWTFHASFWCMVTTLLGFLSLLLVPAKPLRELGISGALGTLVAIMSAYGVYPSFLRLVSTQNHQKPGLQRSGFGPSSFALFNRYEKIFVFLLIGLCVISVPGLRKIKTDPSLLSYFSPKSEIHQGLLYIDRNGGSSPAIIVLRASNGEKLNSSRAYQQLWDLQTDLERHPAVGTIVSLPVIMAEAKRAPFAFFLSWEWLLNILEQPNFGRIANSFVTQDRQYGLFLLRMKETGRKTSRLDVVEELKDIVSLHGFVPELSGGVYILQGRLAQLVASSLVYGLGNLLLIFTVIGLIISRSIKLTLAITASVGAIALSILGTMGNLKIPFDVIAAPAANIAIGMGIDSMIHSVMNFRRFRKESQNNTAAWLKTRQHLWKAILGSMLIIAMGFGIFCFSTFPPTQRFGAAVVYGTVIAALTAIFFMPFLTNLGLRKK, from the coding sequence ATGAGACTTCCCGTTTCCAAAGAGACCTTGAGCTTCCTGACGCTGACCGCGCTCGCCCTGCTGGTCCTGTTCCGGTTTGTCAACCTCGAGCCACAGGTCGACGACAAATTCTTTTTCTCGAGCGACGACCCCCAGTTCCAGTCGGAGAAGATGATCTCCCGGTTGTTTCCCAGGACGGATTCCCAGATCATTATCAGCGCCAAGGGGGACATTTTTTCAACGGGTTACCTCCACCGCGTCGAACAGCTAAGCCAGGCGCTGCTCACCATTCCCCAGGTCACCAGCCTCAAAAGCCTCGCCTATGGGCCCAACGGCGTTCAGGAAGCCCTCAAAAGCCCGCTGTGGCGGCGGCTCCTCATATCGGAGGACCAGCGGTCCAGCAATCTGATCGTCATGGTGGACGAAACATCCCCGAAAGACTACATTCCCCTGGTCGAGGAAATCGCGAGGACGTTCTCCACCGAAGATTTTCAAGTCCAGATTTCCGGGTTTCCCTACATCGCGGAACTGATCCGGCGCTACCTCCTGCACGATTTGCGGATGTTCACCCTGATCGCGCTCGTTTCCTTCGGGATCGTCATCAGCCTCATCTTCCGCTCCCGGATCATCCTGACCGGCACGATCATATCGGCTCTGATGACCTGCGTGCTCACGCTGGTGCTGACCGACCTTTTACAGATCCGCATCGGGATCCTCACGGCCAACCTCGCCACAATCGTTTTTGTGCTGACGATCTCGCACATTGTTTTCCTGACAAACAATTGGCAGCATATCGAGGACAGCGACCCGAAGTCGGCCGTGAACAAGGCCGTCAGATGGACGTTCCACGCCTCGTTCTGGTGCATGGTCACGACATTATTGGGGTTCTTAAGCCTTCTCCTGGTCCCGGCCAAACCGCTGCGCGAACTGGGGATCTCCGGTGCCCTGGGGACCCTCGTGGCGATCATGAGCGCCTACGGCGTGTATCCGTCGTTCCTCCGTCTTGTGTCCACGCAGAACCACCAGAAACCCGGGCTCCAAAGATCGGGTTTCGGACCGTCCTCCTTCGCTCTTTTCAACCGTTACGAAAAAATTTTTGTTTTCCTGTTAATAGGGCTGTGCGTCATTTCGGTCCCGGGGCTTAGGAAAATCAAGACCGACCCCAGTCTTCTCTCGTATTTTTCTCCCAAAAGCGAAATCCACCAGGGATTACTCTATATCGACCGCAACGGCGGAAGCAGCCCCGCCATCATTGTGCTGAGGGCGTCCAACGGCGAAAAATTGAACAGCAGCCGCGCTTATCAACAATTATGGGACCTTCAGACGGACCTGGAACGGCATCCGGCGGTGGGGACCATCGTCTCTCTGCCGGTCATCATGGCCGAGGCCAAGCGGGCGCCGTTCGCCTTCTTCCTGTCCTGGGAATGGCTGCTCAATATCCTGGAACAGCCGAACTTCGGCCGGATCGCCAACAGTTTTGTCACGCAGGACCGGCAATACGGATTGTTCCTGCTAAGGATGAAGGAGACCGGGCGAAAAACGTCCCGGCTTGATGTGGTCGAGGAACTCAAAGACATCGTGTCGCTGCACGGGTTTGTGCCGGAACTCTCGGGCGGGGTCTACATCCTGCAGGGGCGCTTGGCCCAGCTGGTCGCTTCAAGCCTGGTCTATGGGCTGGGGAACCTGCTGCTGATCTTCACGGTGATCGGGCTCATCATCTCGCGGTCCATCAAACTGACCCTGGCCATCACAGCCAGTGTCGGGGCCATCGCGCTGAGCATCCTGGGAACCATGGGAAATCTGAAAATCCCTTTTGACGTCATCGCCGCGCCGGCCGCCAACATCGCGATCGGCATGGGCATCGACTCCATGATCCATTCCGTAATGAATTTCCGGCGTTTCCGGAAAGAAAGCCAAAACAATACCGCGGCTTGGCTGAAAACACGCCAGCATCTGTGGAAAGCGATCCTGGGCTCGATGCTGATTATCGCGATGGGCTTCGGGATCTTCTGCTTTTCGACTTTTCCCCCCACCCAGCGGTTCGGCGCCGCCGTCGTTTACGGCACGGTCATCGCCGCGCTGACCGCGATCTTTTTCATGCCTTTCCTGACGAATCTTGGGCT
- a CDS encoding glycosyltransferase family 2 protein — MTFAYSRRNLSGRQAALQRALEILPGLTSWMILVGMTILSISWPLTAAILIIAFDFYWFLRLIYMTIFLVLSYARLIIESRTPWVERVHAVDALIKNGRPPSLGNGGPKRFISRHFYRKDLKTLRTTGDLPALSRDIFHVVIIPVSKEPRGIYESGIRSLASQDFPPKQLIVVLAVEERATEQVRKDTQAVANQYREEFFDMMMVLHPDGIPGEARVKGANVTCAARRVTEYLRDKKIPLENVLVSCFDADTIVPPNYFACLTYHFMVTPRRTQASFQPIPVYHNNIWDVPGFARVMESGSSFFQLIEATNPERLVTFSSHSMSFKALVDVGYWPVDMISDDSAIFWKAYIHFNGHYKAVPMYITLSMDVVAAANWWKTARGIYKQKRRWAWGVENFPIVLRAFLQAREIPLVNRIKHSVKLFEGHVSWATWGFLLSFIGWLPIIFGRGEFAKSVMYYNAPQVAGTIFNLATLSLLISIVLSVLLMPKSKRKYSWKMKLIHSLEWLSVPIILVFLNALPALDAQTRMMMGRPMEFWVADKRRKQETQTP, encoded by the coding sequence ATGACCTTTGCCTACTCCCGCAGAAACCTGTCCGGCCGGCAAGCCGCCCTCCAGCGGGCCCTGGAAATCCTGCCCGGATTGACAAGCTGGATGATCCTGGTCGGAATGACCATCCTCTCCATTTCCTGGCCTCTCACCGCGGCCATCCTGATCATCGCCTTCGATTTTTACTGGTTTCTGCGCCTGATTTACATGACGATTTTTCTGGTGCTGTCCTATGCGAGGCTCATCATCGAAAGCCGGACCCCCTGGGTGGAACGCGTCCACGCCGTTGACGCGCTGATCAAAAACGGCCGTCCTCCTTCCCTGGGAAACGGCGGGCCGAAGAGATTCATTTCCCGCCACTTTTACCGCAAAGACCTGAAAACCCTGCGGACAACGGGGGACCTCCCGGCGCTGTCGAGGGACATCTTCCACGTCGTGATCATTCCCGTTTCCAAAGAGCCCCGGGGCATCTATGAGTCCGGGATCCGCAGTCTCGCGTCCCAGGATTTTCCGCCGAAGCAGCTGATCGTTGTCCTGGCCGTGGAAGAACGGGCCACAGAACAAGTCCGGAAAGACACCCAGGCCGTGGCAAACCAATACCGGGAAGAATTCTTTGACATGATGATGGTCCTCCATCCCGATGGCATTCCGGGAGAGGCCAGGGTCAAAGGCGCTAATGTCACCTGCGCCGCCCGCCGGGTCACGGAATATCTCCGGGATAAAAAGATCCCGCTGGAAAACGTCCTGGTCTCCTGCTTTGACGCCGACACCATCGTCCCACCCAATTATTTCGCGTGCCTGACCTACCATTTCATGGTGACGCCCCGGCGGACCCAGGCCAGCTTTCAGCCGATCCCCGTCTATCATAACAACATCTGGGATGTCCCCGGCTTCGCGCGCGTCATGGAGTCCGGCTCATCGTTCTTCCAGCTCATCGAAGCCACAAACCCGGAAAGACTCGTCACCTTTTCCAGCCACAGCATGAGTTTCAAGGCGCTGGTCGACGTCGGATACTGGCCGGTGGACATGATCTCGGACGACTCGGCGATCTTCTGGAAGGCCTATATCCACTTCAACGGACACTACAAGGCGGTGCCCATGTATATCACCCTCTCCATGGACGTCGTGGCGGCCGCCAACTGGTGGAAAACCGCCCGGGGCATTTACAAGCAAAAAAGGCGGTGGGCCTGGGGAGTGGAGAACTTTCCGATCGTCCTGCGCGCCTTCCTGCAAGCGAGGGAGATCCCCCTGGTCAACAGGATCAAGCACAGCGTCAAGCTCTTCGAAGGCCACGTGTCCTGGGCCACATGGGGATTTCTGCTTTCATTCATCGGCTGGCTGCCCATCATTTTCGGCAGGGGCGAATTCGCCAAATCAGTAATGTATTACAACGCCCCGCAGGTGGCCGGGACGATCTTCAATCTGGCGACCCTGTCCCTCCTGATTTCCATCGTCCTCAGCGTGCTGTTGATGCCCAAGAGCAAAAGAAAATATTCCTGGAAGATGAAACTGATCCACTCCCTGGAATGGCTGTCCGTTCCAATCATCCTCGTGTTCCTGAACGCCCTGCCGGCGCTGGACGCCCAGACGCGGATGATGATGGGGCGCCCCATGGAATTCTGGGTGGCGGACAAACGTCGGAAACAGGAGACGCAAACGCCATGA
- a CDS encoding translocation/assembly module TamB domain-containing protein gives MKKKIFIISILIILFASGILAWAGLCTTPGARLLAEYLVPAATGYGRLSIGRVEGTVVRGLNLKNVKITHLRGFPPGSVLAIKTVFLDPVLWGSRRLVLEVVDGRLSLPRSSEPVVIFGKVDDGRVDFDIYGRSLDAQDIMSFFPRATAFKRLSGTLTEVDLHLEGTAAEFFITGSGFFEKLLHKGFLLEDCPALVNVKLVNPRRSPELYGEVFLESGVVRSKRMKVYLDPSKIRYDGNPQTPVLDLKGHAAVAQTDIKISLRGSHKKPEMFLSSQPPLRQEILLLMLVTGKGWKGLEESAGRGAISPDLAGDFVDYIFLGGSGSRLAQQLGISDVSLTYDQSKKGLEVRKDIFGKMKVGYGIEQELESSQSATVSQKMGGEYQVTDEVSVGVEREIKQSYDPNTSEKTDVPAEDDKVLLKYQKRF, from the coding sequence ATGAAAAAGAAGATTTTTATTATTTCTATTTTAATCATTCTTTTCGCAAGCGGCATCCTGGCCTGGGCCGGCCTTTGCACGACCCCGGGCGCCCGTTTGCTGGCGGAGTATTTGGTCCCTGCCGCGACCGGATACGGACGGTTGAGCATCGGCAGAGTCGAGGGGACCGTTGTCCGGGGACTTAATCTTAAAAATGTTAAGATCACTCACCTCCGCGGCTTTCCTCCCGGAAGCGTTCTCGCTATCAAGACTGTGTTTTTAGACCCGGTCCTGTGGGGTTCCCGGCGTCTGGTCCTGGAGGTCGTTGACGGCCGTTTGTCGCTGCCCCGGTCTTCCGAACCGGTTGTGATTTTTGGAAAAGTGGACGATGGCCGGGTGGATTTTGATATTTACGGCCGGAGTTTGGATGCCCAGGATATTATGTCCTTTTTCCCGCGGGCAACGGCGTTCAAGCGCCTGTCCGGGACCCTGACGGAAGTCGATCTGCATCTTGAAGGCACGGCCGCCGAATTTTTCATCACGGGCAGCGGGTTTTTCGAAAAATTACTCCACAAAGGATTTCTCCTTGAGGACTGCCCGGCCCTTGTGAATGTGAAACTCGTGAATCCGCGGCGGTCGCCGGAACTTTACGGTGAAGTCTTTCTGGAGAGCGGTGTCGTGCGGTCCAAACGGATGAAAGTTTACCTGGACCCCAGCAAGATCCGGTATGACGGCAACCCCCAAACGCCAGTCCTCGATCTCAAGGGACATGCTGCCGTTGCGCAGACCGACATCAAGATCTCCCTGCGGGGTTCGCACAAAAAACCGGAGATGTTCTTGTCGTCTCAGCCGCCGTTGCGGCAGGAGATCCTGCTGTTGATGCTGGTCACCGGCAAGGGCTGGAAGGGCCTGGAGGAATCGGCCGGGCGGGGCGCCATCAGCCCGGATCTGGCCGGTGATTTCGTGGATTATATTTTTCTCGGAGGCTCTGGCAGCCGGCTGGCCCAGCAATTGGGGATCAGCGACGTGTCTTTGACCTATGACCAGAGCAAAAAAGGCCTTGAAGTCAGGAAAGACATTTTCGGGAAGATGAAGGTCGGCTACGGGATCGAACAGGAATTGGAGTCCTCCCAGTCCGCCACGGTCAGCCAGAAGATGGGAGGAGAGTATCAAGTGACGGATGAGGTCTCGGTGGGCGTTGAGAGGGAGATCAAGCAGTCCTATGATCCGAATACAAGTGAGAAAACGGACGTCCCAGCGGAGGACGACAAGGTGCTCCTGAAATATCAGAAGCGTTTTTGA